A region of the Hyperolius riggenbachi isolate aHypRig1 chromosome 9, aHypRig1.pri, whole genome shotgun sequence genome:
AACCGCAGTATTGCACTGTTTGATCTAGATTCTAGTGCAACACTATGGGCTGTTGATCTGCCACCGCTCTCGACCAGCTACCAATCAACCTAAATTCTCCCATCTGGTCCGATTAATCTATATCGATTTTGGCTCAAAATTGACCGAATGATTGATTGGGCTGCCCGTTGCATTGATTTCTAGCCAATTTGATCAGATGGATATTGATAGGAGAAATCGATAAGTGTATAGCAACCTtgaggcagcttctctctgttacaGGACTACAGTAACTAAGGTAAATACTGTACACTGTCATGGTCACAACACCCTCCACTGGCAACTGAGCTAGGTGCTGAGTCTCAGGACTTCAGTGAAATATAATTACAGTGCCCTGGTCAATATGTCACCTCTGGCAGCCCAGGCAACTGCTCTCTGCCACAGTACTGTAGTAAGGTCTACATGGAAACTGGAAACTTGGGTGCCCAGGATTGGCGTAAGTTTGGGCAGCTTCATAGGTGCTGTCCTACCACATTCACCACAGCAGGAAAAAGCCGCATTCAAATGACAGGGCTGAACTGTGCAATGGACTGACACTGTGTACTGCCAAGGACTTACAACATCCACCAAACAAAATCCAGCACACAACGCAGCCATGTtccgttagggctcgtttccatatgcgCCCTTTTAGCCGCGCTTATGGAAATGTGATCGCAGGGACAACAGAGAGTGCATAgattgcactgtctgatgtttccatacattcACTGCGTTTCACCACAGAATgtgcatttttggggcgattgcgcccgcgatcccattcattataatggcATCGGAAGTGCTGCCTCGAGTAATCACGTGATGCAACGCAGAGCTGCACTGACGCACAGCCACCTCCTCCATTgcaatggaaacaagccctaagaccctgtttacacttaatcagttgctctcagttatgactgaaagaaaactaattttcaaagtaattattattattatttattagatttatatagcgccaacatattacgcagcactgtacaataaataggattacagacaatgataactggggtgacagaacaatacaggtaacagaccataaatACAACAGTAcatgtaatagcaataagatacaccacacaatgcagatagtagtacataccagatcataaactgAAGTGGTAGTGGTaagaattaccagttccaaattctgggtaaagtgcacacaatcAAGtgagatacacaaggggagagggccctgccaaaggcttacaatctagagggggggttggtgacacaaaaggagggggatgcccatgttttcctatggcactttTCACACTTagcgtgttttaactgaaatctttttcacaatgcactgctatggaaaaaacatgtactaacgcgtaccaactgattaagtgtaaatgagcCCTTACTCTTTGTACCCAGTTTTTATCTTGTTCTAACAAAAAATGAACGTTTTAATAAAGTGGTGCTGGATTTCGCTTGGTGGATGTTCTACCACATGACTTCCATATGTATACCTTTTTAGAAGTCTTTTGACAGGAGAccggggtttgaatctcggcgctgcctgttcagtaagccagcacctattcagtaggagaccttaggcaagtctccctaagggcccttttccactggctgcgaaGTGATTTAAAAAGCGCATCGCAGCCGTTTTTCTAATCGCTAGAGCACCgtgataacatgtaaatcgcagtgctcTTTTTCCACTATGGCGCTTCGATCGTGATTTGTTTTTTGCCGAAAcgcgatcgccgtcctgtgctatTCTCGTCGCAATCGCGTTACATTCCTGCCGGCGGTACAGCAGAACGCCGACAGTGGAAAAAGGAGCCTGCGAGATCGCAAGCGTAGGTGATTTGCGCTTGCGATCgcgcttgctagtggaaaagggccccaacactgctactgcctatagagcgcgtcctggtggctgcagctctggcgctttgagtccgccaggagaaaagcggatataaatgttctgtttgttTTGACAGAGCAATCTGTTGGGTCGCCTGTAGAGTGCGGTGTAACAATCCGCAGTTCATTGGCCTATGAGTCACGTGACAGCAGCAGAGCACTCAGCACAGCAGTGAAGTGAGTCGCCGGCAGAGAGCGCTGTGATGCTGGGCTCATCCCGGCTGGTGTGTTGGGTGCTGCGGTGGTTGGGCCGGCGGCGGCCTGATACTATGGATCGGGCGGTGGTGCGGGCCGTCCCATCCGAGCCTAAGCTCAGCATTTCCTTCAACCTGAGCGGTGTCTCCCGGCAGATGCAGCGGGATCAGTCGGAACTGCTCGGGAGAACCTTGGCTCGCATCTCCGCCAATGCCACCAAGACCAAGCGGAGGAAAGAGCCCCCCGGCCCGGGCCCACCCGTTCGTCTCCTCCTGCGGGGGCAGCCGGTGCCAGATGGGCTGAGCAATGCCGAGGCGTGGCAGGACGGAACGGAGCTGCTGGTGGGAGAGCGGCGGTACCGCGTGGAGAGGAACCCCCCCATGTGCCATGAGCTGGAGATGCCGCTGCACATCATGGCCGGCTTCCCCGTCTGCCCTCGGCTCAAGCTGGAGTTTGCCCGGCCCGATCACTCGCTCTATGTTTGGTATAAGCAGGCCCAAGCCGGGGACTCTCCCAGCGGCCAGGCCGGGGAGGAGTGGCAAGAGGCGGGCCGCCAGCGCGTGTTCCTCCCGGAGGTGTCGGACATTGGGATGCGGCTGAAGCTGCGCGTCACCCCGGGTGAGGAGGAGCGCTACGGGGAAAGCCGGGAGGTGGAGGCGGCAGGGCCTGTGGAGGCTGGGCCCGGGCTCTGCACCTTCGATCAGCGGCACCTGTATACGCAGAGGCGGACGGAGGAGCCGCAGAGCCGGGTGGTTTCCTATAATGTGCTGGCGGATATCTATGCTCAGACGGAGCACGCCCGCACAGTACTCTTCCCTTACTGCGCCCCCTATGGGTTGGAGATGGAGTACCGTCAGTGCCTGCTACGCAAGGAGCTCAGTGGCTACCAGGCTGACCTGCTGTGCTTGCAGGAGGTGGATCGTACAGCCTTCACCAACAGCCTAGTCCCAGCCATGGATGCCTTTGGCCTGGATGGCCTTTTCCGCCTGAAGGACAAGCAGCATGAAGGCCTGGCTACCTTTTATCGGCGCAGCCGCTACCGCCTGTGTAGCCAGCACGACATCCTCCTAGGGGAGTCGCTGACCCAGGAACCCAGACACCAACCACTGCTAGAAACCCTCAGCCAGTACACGGCTGCTAGAGACAAGGTGCTGCAGAGGTCCTCTGCCCTGCAGGTGGGTGCTCACTAGAAgctttcacctccaagggtttttaaaaaaaattaacatgtatttcatatttctatgggaaggtgtataataaggtatttggatgtggttttactttttggcctcttgcacactgcacgcgattccgattccgctttttaataagtttgtacatccgattcagattccgatttgcagtgtgcagggagcaaactgcaaatcagaatctgaatcggatgtaaaaactgattaaaaagcggaatctgaatcgaaaTCGTgttcagtgtgcaagaggcctttggccacaagatggagatatagagtcagtgtgttctaaaaatagaaacagaaccatctgtttgtatttgtttgtatttgtgtacatacagggatgtagatactcgtgctgggggaggtgaaaaggttTACTGGAATGTTTAGGTCTGCAAAAACCATAATTGGCTGGGACTGACCCACAATTTTGCACAGAGCCAATCAGATTCTGAAGCTTTGATTAAATATCTTACATTTTATTAACTAATCAAGCTATCCTGTAAACCATAAGTTCCCCAATTCTAACTAGCCCTGCACAAAGTTCCATTTCATGTAGAGTGCAAAAACTGGCCAAAGGCATTTTATATCATGTCTGAAGTTCTTGCATTGTACATTTTCTTTTGATTGGGGTTTCAATAAGAGGAACAGTACCATTCAAAATATGTTATAAGATTTTTGGGGTGTAATCCTGTTGGAAGACCCCCAAGTCATTACCAGTGTGGATTTGGCTTATTCTCCATGTGTAAACTACTTCAGTAATTAGGGTCATGCTGTACATTTCTTCATAGTATTGTAAACTTTATAtttgtgcactgtttttttttaaagcaactgCACCCTACATAAAAACCTAATTTATTCAGTATAAAGGTTAGAAGCTATAACTCTTATTTTGCAGCAATAAGTTGTCtccatttttatgtttttaaagcCATTTTTAGGATTGCGTACTCATGCACTGGTTTCTAACTCTGCACAAATAGGAATTACTGGGAAATGTTTCCTGATATCCAAAACTGTCATGACTTGTATGCAGGCACTGTCCACGGTAGAAGGGTTTGCCCTATGTCGCCTACTCTTGCCAATGCGCTGCTTGCCACTGTCCATCTTCCTAACACTTCTGCCTTCAAAGCCACGCTTACTAGGAGGAATTGTCAGGAAGATGGAGAGTGGCTTGCAGCATGTCAGCAAAAGACAGCTACACAGGTAAGTTAAACCCTCCTGCCACTGgtaatgcccccataaaggccagGACAGTTATAGCTCATCCATATGCACAAACTATTCATCGTGTGGGCTGTGCACAGTTCCCACACTAACGCATGCCTAGTACAGATGCGCTTATGCACAGAGTTAGAATGCGTGGGGAATAGGGAATTATTAGAAGAAAGTGTAGTcatttacagggctgtggagtcggagtcgtggagtcgggcaattttgggtgcctggagtcggagtcggggaaaaatgcaccgactccgactcctaatgaatttgtaactaattaaaatagaaaatatgataaaatgttctatttctcagataaaagtcattaaaaataatgtatatatacagtatatatatatacagtaatagctgtgcttagtctacaaaaatgaaataaaccaatcaaaattagttacttgtgctgcttcaataaagcagtccacgtatttttaaggtcagatatacatatctgattgtgactgtatatatgatgtgtacacaggaatctattatatatactaaataacatctatgctgtaagaataaagcctgatgtgtagctgtgtcactaatagagatggtcaacgagatggaaataattctgcattgatgctgatttatgcaaatgtatgcactccctttgctgatgaaatcaaataatttgatatgttattaacatttggtttggtgactacaaattaaagggaaactgagacggatgaaaagtaaagttttatacatacctggggcttcctccagcccccttcaggctaatcagtccctcactgtcttccaccacccggatcttctgctatgagtcgtggtaattcagccagtcagcgctgtccggccgcatgccgctcccacagccaggaacattctgtacctgcgcaatagtgctgcacaggtgtagtatgctcctggcggcggagtgtgtgcatgcgcactacgcctcactggctcaagtacctggactcatagcagaagatccaggtggtggaggaggacaacgagggactgattatcctgaaggcggctggaggaagccccaggtatgtataaaactttaatttcatctgtctcaggtttactttgttacacagtagtactatactctacatatgcactccccacagagctgcagggaatccactgagaatgctgtgcacattgaacacagaggtgttgtctgtttacaatctcctcattcccctgcagagtacctgcacatcattcttacatgtacccacagttacattgcctagggcctgatagatgttctttgttccggtttgtaccttttacaagtactcttaccaaggactagttttagtctaaaagggaataaatatagtagtctacatatccttctcacttcagttgtcttgtaaaattcctaagcgttggcagttaagagacgaatttcatgttacatacttttaatcaacaaaattgtaatatgcaaattagaggagtcggagtcgtggagtcggagtcggtggaatcctaaactgaggagtcggagtcggtggatttttggaccgactccacagccctggtcatttACAGAGCTACTTTATTCTAGTTGTGGGCAGTCAAATACTAAAAATTCTATCTAGTTAACGGGGAATGGAAGCCTGAAGAAAAAGACACAGTGCGCTAAGATTTGTTTCCCTTGAGCTTTGCACACATAACAAACATTtcaatagcgcttttctcccataggactcaaatcgCTTAACACTcctacacacggtacaattttccatcagatcaaccagtgatctgataagaaattgcattgtgtacagacgtccaaattgtttcagatcgatTTTGTGTCAAGTACCCAAAATCGATCGCAATACGATCGGAACGGTGgtgaattatctaatagatctgttgatctgatggaaaattgtacagtgtgtacCTCTCTGATACAGTAATGGTGGTAgaatgaagtattaacacaacaaaaattatatttctgcaaatgctaaactgaacaggtgggttttcagtctggatttaaacacgtccagggatggagctgtcctgatcacaTGCTAATTTAAACTCTACTGAGGCAGCCGAAAACGACATCTCTACTgagaatgtagtgtgtgtatggtggccctcAAACCCCTTGGTGGGTCGGTGAGCAAATCATCATGCAGACTGACTTGGGTGAGTGCTGACCAAGGGCATTGTTCTCTGCGCTCTCTCTGCCCGCTCTGTTATGCACCACTCAACCTACTCCcccctacatagcaacagaaccaGGCTAGCAACGCATCTGTATAGCTGGAGCCCTGCATTGTCACTTGAATGATCGAGTTCTGATTTCTCCGGGTGACATGCCtcgtacatgtgtacaaggctttagagcaGCGCTGGGCAAACTTATGCTCCGGCAGCGTGTAATACGCTGGTATGTCCTGACGGCGGATTATATGACGCCCTGTTGTCATGAAGACACTACACTGGAATCGGTGAACAGGTGAGTATTGACCCCGTTACCGGCCGCTCGCGActcctgcagggggggggggaggggggggaatccaTCCGGCTATCGGCAGGCTAGATGTACAGCGCATGCGAGCCGTAGTTTGCTCGGCATTGCTTTAGAGGTACATGCTTTATATGCAACCTACTTCATATTCtgattagaatgtgagcccctctgaaggacagttagtgacaagacaatatactctgtacagcgctgcgtaatatgttggcgctatataaatacttaaatattttctctcttcagttacaaagtacctgaagtgacatgtatcATTTTGAGATACACatttggacgcactgtatagtacCAATCCGATTTACAACTTACCTATGTTTACTCATATTTTTTAAAGTCAAACGTTACTAAACTAGTTCTCTCTCTATGCAGTTTGACTGTATTGGCAGCTCACCTGAAAAACTAATTAGAAGCTTCaacattattttttatatttctttctttctttctttctttctttctttctttctttctttctttctttctttctttctttctttctttctttctttctttctttctttctttctttctttctttctttctttctttcttatccACCAGCCGATCACCCCTGATCCTCTGGAGGGGaacggctgtctccagtacagtgctgccttagatcgcagcgctgtatcgAGTGAAAAGACagcagttttgccgtctaacaatctcctagcggcgatcgccgctgggagactgaaagcGAAAATGCGgcacgcgcaatctcctgcaaaagccagaCCCTGGACTTTACGCCGATTGCCGTTAGGTGGACCTGGGGCTACCGCGGCGGTCATGCCTATTGGTGTGacgcggtccttaaagagacactgaagcgaaaaaaaaatgatgatattatgatttgtatgtgtagcacagctaagaaataaaacattaagatcagatacatcagtgtaattgtttccagtacaggaagagttaagaaactacagttatctctatgcaaaaaagccattaatctctacgactttcaaagttgtggagagggctgtcttctgacttttattatctcaactataagtgaacagttttctttttatctgctagagaagaggtcattagttcacagactgctctgaaataatcattttgaatgcagagtgttgtgtaatctgcacatattagagaatgatgcaatgttagaaaacacactatatacctgaaaataaaaatatgagaatattttctttgctgataatcttctagtaattgttcatagtacacaaccaattcattatatcatattatttttttttcacttcagtgtctctttaagtagttaaactcTGAAACAGAGCAGaattaatgaccctttgaacttccatgCAGTCAAatgttatctgaagttgtctttcactgtttattgatgtataagtgcttcagaatatAACACTGCTTTCTGACTAAagtagtcggagagctcagagaagctcttcaggtttgcttcatgTTGAAATGACTTCTGTTTTCTTGTCCTTCTTAGGTATCTGTACTGGAGTCCACCAGTGAACCTTCTAGAAAAATATGCATTGCCAACACCCATCTTTACTTTCATCCTAATGGTAAGTTCACATAAATTTGTAACCTGCAGCTTTCCCTTCAATCAGGATGTCTGAGAAGATGTGGCTGTGCTGTCATTCAGTGCCCCATCCCATGAGCCAATTAGAAGGTTGGTGTTTGTGTGTACTATTTGCTGGGACACTAGTTAGTTTAGGTGCTGGCTTAGTCATTGGTATAAAcaaataccaaggggtgagcagcacaaaccaacttttatgcaatttttttgtaaaGCATAAATGCACTAATGGAGATCcctaatctccataagaaatgtaTAAatccagaggggctgcagcacacaacaggaaaacagtgacaggggctcttggtttcgCTTTaacgcacttaaagagactctgaagcgagaataaatctcgcttcagagctcaaagttagcaggggcacgtgtgcccctgccaaaccgccgctatcgcgccgcacaaagggggtcccttcacccccaaacccaccccagcacgacttggtcgtgcatttggtcgctcctggaggcagggctaacgactgcagccctgcctccagtcgcgtctatcagcggcgcatcgccgcctctcccccgcccctctcagtgaaggaagactgagaggggcgggggagaggcggagatacgcgcgtggggcagggctgcggcggtcagccctgccccaaccaggaagcgctccctcgcattacggaggggatttgggggatcagggacccccgttaagccgccggatagcggcggtttaacaggggcacacatgcctctgctatttaggaggtctgaagcgagatttattctcgcttcagactctttaagctcaccaactgcgccaaagtgtccccaatctggtgagtcctactctaaccacgcAGTGTTTATCAGCAGTCTgaagggaactaatccaaaaacccaagagtccgcTAAATgtgagaaaaggaaattaaaaacacgtcccctttcactagctaccgaatgaactctctgaacatttaGTCATTGGTATAGTGACAAtgcatttgtcagttttctgtgcatGACACCGATCAGCAGTCCATTTCCAATTCCATTTTCCGTTAATGACTATCCCCCAAGGAAAAGGACTTCTTTATGCCTAGCTCCCCTACTCCACTTTCCCTCTAGGTCTCCCTTACTATGATTATGCTTGATCCTACCTTTTCCATAACATCAATCCATAATTAACGTTTGGCCATACTCTCTTTCATCTTTCTTTGCCGTATTTGATTTAAGATATACCTGACTGAAGACAAAGCTATGTaaagtgagcacagaggcatATTCATGCtacatccacatacctctgtgcattgtccattccttTTCTTTGATTCCACCCCCCAATCCCCGTTACTCCTTGAAAGTCTTGACTTTTCAGctaaagtaaaattttcaaactgGAGGTTGCCTTTAACTGAAAAAAATGGCCagctacttacctggagcttcttccaacccccctgaagtcttcctggtctgTTGCCGTCATTCCGTGCTGCTTGGTTCTCCCAGTGTTGCCCATCTGTAAGCCAGGTCAGTCACCAGCCACTGTGCATACATGGTGCAGGCCTTCGCCTCCTTGATTGCACTCATGTTGCCCTCAAGTATTCTGCATATGCGTAGTAGCAATTTTTGCTTACTGCACAAGGGTAGAATGCTCCTGCCACAGAAGCGTGCCGGAGGAGGTTCACGACATCGGGCTGCACATCCAGCATTCAGAGGGGTGACACTGAGGGACCTGAGCAGCACAGGATAATGGCAAGAGACCAAGAAGACTActggtggctggaagaagccccaggtaagtaactggccaattattttttttctttttttgtcaaaatttaaTTTCAGGCCCCTTTTGCATTACCCTATTTTGCCACAAAGTAATGAGTCTATGGacactttcacacttattgcggtcCCTCGTGTTGGCCAGAATTATCCAAGCCGACACAAGGGCAACCGCGCGTTACAGTAAGCACTGCGCTTAATGCACGGTGCTTGGGTTAACGGGTCATGCACGTAGTGTAACCGTTGGACCGTGGACAGACGGGaaacccagtgatgtacttcctgcccagaaaGGAGTACGTTACAGAGGGGGGAAGAGttgctgccgcagggtcatatgtttgtcaatTTTCGGATTGCAGCAGGAGCATCCGCAacacaaaaagtagatgtaaaacAGCCAAAGGGATGCTCAATttttgcta
Encoded here:
- the PDE12 gene encoding 2',5'-phosphodiesterase 12, yielding MLGSSRLVCWVLRWLGRRRPDTMDRAVVRAVPSEPKLSISFNLSGVSRQMQRDQSELLGRTLARISANATKTKRRKEPPGPGPPVRLLLRGQPVPDGLSNAEAWQDGTELLVGERRYRVERNPPMCHELEMPLHIMAGFPVCPRLKLEFARPDHSLYVWYKQAQAGDSPSGQAGEEWQEAGRQRVFLPEVSDIGMRLKLRVTPGEEERYGESREVEAAGPVEAGPGLCTFDQRHLYTQRRTEEPQSRVVSYNVLADIYAQTEHARTVLFPYCAPYGLEMEYRQCLLRKELSGYQADLLCLQEVDRTAFTNSLVPAMDAFGLDGLFRLKDKQHEGLATFYRRSRYRLCSQHDILLGESLTQEPRHQPLLETLSQYTAARDKVLQRSSALQVSVLESTSEPSRKICIANTHLYFHPNGGNIRLIQIAVALEHIRHVAYELYPGIPIIFCGDFNSTPSTGLYSFMREGAISNDHPDWMSNGEEERCNMALNHPLKLKSACGEPAYTNYVGGFYGCLDYIFIDLDSLEVEQVIPMPSHEEVTSHQALPSVSHPSDHIALVCDVTWK